The Streptomyces puniciscabiei genomic interval CGGAGCCCGCGAGCACCAGGAAGGTCGCGGCGCGAGCGGGGAGTTTACGCACGGTCCAGACCCCGGCGGCGAACAGTGCCCAGGAGATGGCGTATCCCACGAGCAGGCGGCCCGGGTCGCTCTGGTTGTCGCCGGCGTGGAGGGTGCCGATGACAACGGCGCTGAGTGCGACGAGCACCGCCACGACCAGGGTGGTACGCGTACGACCGGCGTGGCGGATCACCGGCTCTGTGGGGTGGTCGGGCAACGGCTCGGCGGGCCGGGGCACCGACCGACGCGTGGGGGCGCTGCCTGTCATGAGTGGTGGGGCCTTTCGGTCATCGAGGGCTGCGTGTCGGGGTGACTCGCGCGTCGGCGGCGTAGTTCCACGAACGGGCGTCCCACGGCCGTCCACCTACCGGTCAGGATCCAGCCGGCGGAGTCTGCGGCGTTCAGGAGCGCGGTGGTGCCGAGCCTGGCCCAGGGGAAGGCCCTGCCGTGGTGACCGTGGGCGTCCTCGACGCGCACGGTGAGGCGCTGGTCCACGTCCTGCGGGGCGGCTTCGGCCAGCAGGAGCCCGCCGGGGGCGATGAGTTCGCGCATGCGGCGGAGCAGGGCGACGGGATCGCCGCCGATGCCGATGTTGCCGTCCATCAGCAGCACGGTGCCCCAGCGACCTTCGCCCGGGAGGCGGTCGAAGGCCGAGCGCTGGATGGCGGCGCCACCACTGCGCCGGGTGCGCTTCACGGCGTCCCGGCTGAGGTCCACGCCCAGCGCCGGTACGCCGCGGGCGGCCAGTGCGGCCACCATGCGTCCCGGCCCGCATCCCACGTCCAGGACGGAGCCCGTACATCGGCGCAGCACGCTCGTGTCCGCCGCGTCGGGAGGTGCACACCAGCGCTCCACGTCCAGCGGCAGCACGTGCTCCTCGCCGAAGCCGTCGGGGTGATCAGGGTGTGACAGACGGCGCAGGAACAGCGGGCCGCGTCCGGTGCGCAGGGCGTGGGCATAGGGATCGTCGATCCACGGGGTGCCCGGTTCCACGGGCACGGCGGGGCGGACGGGGAGCGTCGGCATGCGCTTCCTGGCCCTGACCACCGTCGGGTTCTCCGCCCGGGGCTCCGCCACGGCCGGTTCCGGCCGCTCGGCCACGGCGGAGTCGATGCCGACCGCCGTCCCGCTCATCGGACCACCTCTGCCATTGAGTTGAGGACGGCGGCGAAGCGGGAGCCGCGTGCACAGAAGGCGGCAACCGCGGCAGCGTCGGCTGCGGTGTCCACGTCACGCAGTACCGGCAGGTCGTTCACGGCCAGTCCTGCCTCGGCCAGGCGGATGCGCTGGATCGCGCCCGTACAGTCCGTGGACATGGGCACCCCACAGACCAGGGCACCGGCCCGGGCAGGATCGGCGAGGCCGAGCGCCCAGAACCCGCCGTCCGCGGCCGGACCGAACCAGGCGTCGTGGCCGTCGTGGCCGGCGTCGGCGATCATGTCGGCGGTCAGTTGCGGGGTGTCCATGCCGACCAGCAGCGTCGGGCCGTCACAGTGGGCGAAAGCAGCGACGATCCGCTGGTCCAGGCCGCCGGGGCTCTGGGGTACGACTTCGTAGCCGGGCGGCAGCCAGGGACCAGGGGTGCCGTCGAGAGCGAGCACGCGACGGCGTGCGGGGGCCTGCAGCAGGGTGTGGAGCGTGTCGGTGAGGGCGGCCTCGGCCAGGGTGGCTGCTTCCTGAGGTGTGTACGGCGGGGTGAGCCGGGTCTTGACGCGGCCGGGCACGGGTTCCTTGGCGATCACCAGCAGGGTCACCGGGGGCAGGGCGTTCATCGTCCGACTCCCCGCACGCCGGTGACGGCGGTCGTGGTGGCGGGTGTCTCGGCGAGCACGGCGCGCATGTCGTGTACCGCCTGCCAGGTGCCTCGCCAGGTGCCGGTGACCTTGGAGCGGCCGGTGCGCGGGTGGTAGGGCACCTCCGTCTCGCGCACCCGCCAGCCGGCGTCGGCGCCGCGCACCACCATCTGCAGCGGGTAGCCGGAGCGCCGATCGGTCAGGTCGAGGGCCAGCAGGGCTTCGCGGCGGACGGCGCGCATCGGGCCGAGGTCGTGCAGGCGCACCCCGGTGCGCCTGCGGATGAGCCGGGCCAGCTCCAGGTTGGCCAGGCGCGCGTGCACGGGCCACGCCTTGGGGGACGTGGGGCGCCGCCGGCCCAGCACCAGATCGGCGGTGCCGCCCAGCACGGGTGCGGCGATGTCCGGCAGTAGGGCGGGGTCGAGGGAGGCGTCGCAGTCGCAGAAGCAGACGACGTCGGCGGTGGCGGCCATCAGGCCGGCGTGGCAGGCGGCGCCGAATCCGCGTACCGGCTCGGTCACCACGTGGGCGCCGAATGCGCGGGCGATGTCCGCCGAGCCGTCGGTGGAGCCGTTGTCGACCACGATGGCGCGCCATCCGGGCGGGATCCGGTCGAGCACCCACGGCAGGGCCTGGGCCTCGTCCAGACAGGGCAGCACCACATCGACCCGGGCAGGAGAAGAGGGGGAAGTCGAGATCACCCCACTCACCCTACGAACGCAAAAGGGACGTAAGGGACTTGGCGTCCTTACAGATCTCTGACGTCGGCGGCAGTCCTTACGGATCTCTGACGTCCGCCACCACTCCCCCTGACAGCCGCGGGGCGGTGTGAGACTCGATACCGTGAAACGCGTACTCGTCGTGGACGACGACCCGACCGTCTCCGAGGTCGTCGCCGGATACCTGACCCGGGCGGGCTTCGACGTCGATGTGGCCGCCGACGGTCCCTCCGCCGTGGCCAGGGCCACCGCGCAGCCGCCGGAACTGGTGGTGCTGGACCTGATGCTGCCCGGCATGGACGGGCTGGAGGTCTGCCGCCGAATCCGCGAGACCGGCCCGCTGCCCGTGATCATGCTGACGGCGCGGGGTGACGAGGAGGACCGCATCCTCGGCCTGGAGGTCGGGGCCGACGACTATGTCACCAAGCCTTTCAGCCCGAGGGAGCTGGTCCTGCGGGTGCAGTCGGTGCTGCGCCGTGCGGGAGCGCTGGCGGCGGTGCGGAGCGCACCGTCCGTACCGCGCCTGACCGGACTACGGGCCGGACCGCTCGCTCTGGACGCCACGGCTCGCCGAGCCACCCGCAGTGGTCGGGAACTTGCTCTGACCATCAGGGAGTTCGATCTGCTGGAGTTCTTCCTGCGCAATCCCGGGCGGGCCACCAGCCGGGAGGAACTGATGCGTCGCGTGTGGGGCTGGGAGTTCGGTGACCTGTCCACCGTCACCGTCCATGTACGGCGGCTGCGCGAGAAGATCGAGGACGACCCGGCCCGCCCGCGGCTGATCAACACCGTGTGGGGCGTCGGCTACCGCTTCGATGTACCTGAGGCGAACGGGGCGGACGATGCTGCGTGACACCTTCCTGATCGCCCTGTACGCGGCGATCGGCGCGGGCGCCGCCGGACTGCTCGGTGTGGCCGCCCTGAGGCTGCTGCGCAACCGCTCGGTCGCGCTGTCGCTGGCCGTGGTCACCGCCGTCGCCGTGGCGGCGATGCTCGCCGGGACAATGCTCGTGTCGTGGGCGATGCTGCTGTCGGATCACGACCTGTGGGTCGTCACCATGGTGTGCTCCATAGCGGCGATCGTCTCCCTCGCGGTGGCGCTCGTCCTCGGCCACAGCGTCGTCAAGGGCAGCCAGGCCCTCACCGAGGCCACCCGCGTCCTGGGTGACGAGGGCCGCTTCACCCCGCCAAGCATCGCTCCCACGGCTGAACTGGCCCAACTGGTCCGGCAGTTGGACGCGACCAGTGCGAAGCTGGCCGCCTCGAGGGAGCGCGAGCGGGCCCTGGAGGAGTCCCGGCGGGAGCTTGTCGCCTGGATCTCCCACGACCTGCGCACCCCGCTCGCCGGGCTGCAGGCGATGACCGAGGCGCTTGAGGACGGCATGGTCGCCGATCCCAGCGTCTACCACGCCCGGATCCGCACGGAGGTCGAGCGGCTCAGCGAGATGGTCGGCGACCTGTTCGAACTCTCCCGCATCCAGGCCGGCGTGCTCGCCCTGAACACGGCCCGCATGTCGGTCTACGACCTCGTCGGCGACGCGATCGCGGGCGCCGACGCCCTCGCCAGGGAACACGGCGTGCGGATCATCGGCGACGGAGTCGAACCGGTGCCGATCGAGGTCGACGGCCGCGAGATGTCCCGCGTCCTGGCCAACCTCCTCGTCAACGCCATCCACCGCACGCCCACCGACGGAACGGTCGCCGTCTCCGCCCGGGAGGAGGGCGGCAGCGTCGTCGTCTCGGTGACCGACGGCTGCGGCGGCATCCCGTCCGAGGACCTGCCCCGCGTCTTCGACCCCGGCTGGCGCGGCACCGACGCCCGCACCCCGCCCGCCGGTGCGGGCCTGGGACTGGCCATCGTGCGGGGCATCGTCGAGGCCCACAGCGGCCGGGCCGCCGTCCACAACGTGCCCGGCGGCTGCCGCTTCGAGGTCCGCCTGCCGACAGCCGCCTGAGTGCATTTCCCGGTCCGGAGAAGGGCCGTCCCTGTGGAGTACAGGGACGCCCCCCCGAGTTGTCACCGGGGAAGGCTCAGCCTGACCGCAGCGCAGCCTTCGCGAACTCCGCCATTCCCTCGGCGAAGTCCACCACCGGTTTCCAGCCCAGCTCGTCGCAGAGCCTGCGCGAGGAAGCGGTGATGTGACGGACGTCGCCGAGCCGGTACTCCCCGGTGACGACGGGTGCGTCGCCGCCGTGTGCCGCGGCCAGCGCGGCGGCCATCTCCCCCACCGTGTGCGGCTCGCCGCTGCCGACGTTGTACGCCCGCAAGCCGCCCTCCGGCAGAGCGGGCAGCCCGTCCATGGCCGTGAGGTTGGCCCCCGCGACGTCCCGCACGTGCACGAAGTCCCGCCGCTGACCGCCGTCCTCGAACACACGTGGCACCTCACCGCGCGCGAGCGCGGACCGGAACAAAGAGGCGACTCCCGCGTACGGGGTGTCCCGCGGCATACCCGGCCCGTACACGTTGTGGTACCGGAGCGCCGCCACCCGTCCACCGGTGGCCCGCGCCCACGACGCGGCCAGGTGCTCCTGCGCGAGCTTGGTGGCCGCGTAGACGTTGCGCGGATCGGTCGGCGCCTCCTCCCCCACCAGCCCGGCGGACAAGGGCTCATCACAGTGTGGGCACGGTGGTTCGAAACGGCCCGCGTCCAGCTCGGCGATCCGTCGCGGCCCCGGCCGTACGACGCCGTGCTGGGCACACTCGTAGCGGCCCTCGCCGTACACCACCATGGAACTCGCCAGCACGAGTCGGCGCACCCCGGCCGCAGCCATGCCTGCCAGCAGTACGGCCGTGCCGAGGTCGTTGCAGCCGACGTAGGCGGGCGCGTCCGCGAAGTCCTTGCCGAGCCCGACCATCGCCGCCTGATGGCAGACTGCGTCCACGCCCCGCAGAGCGTCCACCACCGCCCCCCTGTCGCGAACATCCGCGTGGCGCCAGTCGACACCATCGGGGACGGGCGGCGGCGTACGGTGGGCGGCGGGCAGGAGCGCGTCGAGCACACGTACCTCGTGCCCGGCACTGGTGAAAGCGCTGACGATTTGCGAACCGATGAAGCCCGCACCTCCGGTGACCAGGATCAACATGCTCCGACGCTAAGCCTGACCGCGCGTCTGCGGATGCCGGAACGGGGATCCGTCAGGGGTTCGTAAGCCTTCCGGACCGGCCGGACGCCGCCACACTCAGCAGACCGAAGCCCGCGGCGAAAGCGAGCATGGTGAACACGCCGCGGGGCCAGAAGATGTGACTGTCGAGAAACGACCAGCACGCCCCCAGCACCACCACGGCCCCGGGCAGCACCCGGACGCCGTGGCGCCGCAGCAGTACCGCGCCGGCGGCGAGCGCGGCGACCGTCAGCCCGTACACCCCTGCCCGTCCCAACTCGTCACCGGTCGAGAACAGCCACCCCACCGCCCCATGCACCCCATGTACCGCCACCGTCCCGGCAGAGATACCGGCCACCGCGTCCAGCCCCGAGTAGTACGCCGCGTAACCAAGACACCCGGCCCAGGCCACCAAGGTGAGTGCGCCGTCGACGTCACGCCCCGGTCTGCCCCACAGCGGCACCAGCAGGCCGAGCGCCAGCAGCGGAAAGGCGGGCAGCAGGGCGACATGCAGCCCCGCCCAGTGAGCGGCCGTCGACGCGGTGAGATGCCGCGGGTGGACCAGGCCCGCCACAGCCAGAAACAGGGGCGGAGCCGTTACGAGGACCACCGTACGAAGAGTGCGCATGGCGCCACCGTAGGAATGACCTACGCCAGGCGGGGCCCGTGCCGGCGATGCGTAAGACACCCGTAAGACGCCGCCGTCACGAAGGTGGACGCCGTCGGCTGCGTCGGACCTCCTTCGCCACCACCAGCAGAGCCGTGAACGTGGCCACGGCCACCAGGATCAGCAGCCAGTTGCGCGGATAGTCGAGCGGCAGCACCGTCGAGTTGGCCCGGGGCCCCGGTCGCAGCAGCACCGGCAACGCCACCGCGGTAAGGGCACCCCCTACGAG includes:
- a CDS encoding TIGR04282 family arsenosugar biosynthesis glycosyltransferase produces the protein MNALPPVTLLVIAKEPVPGRVKTRLTPPYTPQEAATLAEAALTDTLHTLLQAPARRRVLALDGTPGPWLPPGYEVVPQSPGGLDQRIVAAFAHCDGPTLLVGMDTPQLTADMIADAGHDGHDAWFGPAADGGFWALGLADPARAGALVCGVPMSTDCTGAIQRIRLAEAGLAVNDLPVLRDVDTAADAAAVAAFCARGSRFAAVLNSMAEVVR
- a CDS encoding sensor histidine kinase produces the protein MLRDTFLIALYAAIGAGAAGLLGVAALRLLRNRSVALSLAVVTAVAVAAMLAGTMLVSWAMLLSDHDLWVVTMVCSIAAIVSLAVALVLGHSVVKGSQALTEATRVLGDEGRFTPPSIAPTAELAQLVRQLDATSAKLAASRERERALEESRRELVAWISHDLRTPLAGLQAMTEALEDGMVADPSVYHARIRTEVERLSEMVGDLFELSRIQAGVLALNTARMSVYDLVGDAIAGADALAREHGVRIIGDGVEPVPIEVDGREMSRVLANLLVNAIHRTPTDGTVAVSAREEGGSVVVSVTDGCGGIPSEDLPRVFDPGWRGTDARTPPAGAGLGLAIVRGIVEAHSGRAAVHNVPGGCRFEVRLPTAA
- a CDS encoding NAD-dependent epimerase/dehydratase family protein, translated to MLILVTGGAGFIGSQIVSAFTSAGHEVRVLDALLPAAHRTPPPVPDGVDWRHADVRDRGAVVDALRGVDAVCHQAAMVGLGKDFADAPAYVGCNDLGTAVLLAGMAAAGVRRLVLASSMVVYGEGRYECAQHGVVRPGPRRIAELDAGRFEPPCPHCDEPLSAGLVGEEAPTDPRNVYAATKLAQEHLAASWARATGGRVAALRYHNVYGPGMPRDTPYAGVASLFRSALARGEVPRVFEDGGQRRDFVHVRDVAGANLTAMDGLPALPEGGLRAYNVGSGEPHTVGEMAAALAAAHGGDAPVVTGEYRLGDVRHITASSRRLCDELGWKPVVDFAEGMAEFAKAALRSG
- a CDS encoding response regulator transcription factor, which codes for MKRVLVVDDDPTVSEVVAGYLTRAGFDVDVAADGPSAVARATAQPPELVVLDLMLPGMDGLEVCRRIRETGPLPVIMLTARGDEEDRILGLEVGADDYVTKPFSPRELVLRVQSVLRRAGALAAVRSAPSVPRLTGLRAGPLALDATARRATRSGRELALTIREFDLLEFFLRNPGRATSREELMRRVWGWEFGDLSTVTVHVRRLREKIEDDPARPRLINTVWGVGYRFDVPEANGADDAA
- a CDS encoding class I SAM-dependent DNA methyltransferase; this translates as MSGTAVGIDSAVAERPEPAVAEPRAENPTVVRARKRMPTLPVRPAVPVEPGTPWIDDPYAHALRTGRGPLFLRRLSHPDHPDGFGEEHVLPLDVERWCAPPDAADTSVLRRCTGSVLDVGCGPGRMVAALAARGVPALGVDLSRDAVKRTRRSGGAAIQRSAFDRLPGEGRWGTVLLMDGNIGIGGDPVALLRRMRELIAPGGLLLAEAAPQDVDQRLTVRVEDAHGHHGRAFPWARLGTTALLNAADSAGWILTGRWTAVGRPFVELRRRRASHPDTQPSMTERPHHS
- a CDS encoding glycosyltransferase family 2 protein, which produces MISTSPSSPARVDVVLPCLDEAQALPWVLDRIPPGWRAIVVDNGSTDGSADIARAFGAHVVTEPVRGFGAACHAGLMAATADVVCFCDCDASLDPALLPDIAAPVLGGTADLVLGRRRPTSPKAWPVHARLANLELARLIRRRTGVRLHDLGPMRAVRREALLALDLTDRRSGYPLQMVVRGADAGWRVRETEVPYHPRTGRSKVTGTWRGTWQAVHDMRAVLAETPATTTAVTGVRGVGR